In Thiovibrio frasassiensis, one DNA window encodes the following:
- a CDS encoding TetR/AcrR family transcriptional regulator — translation MSTTSKGEKTREHILKTTRKILVTQGFHNTSISAVIAATGVKKGNLYYHFTSKEDLGLAVLEDAKDEFFSFLAKALTGSDPVEKIINSCKAIFREQEKNNFVGGCLFGNTALEMADSNQNFSQVIQEVFSRWIEILEEHLAEARKTGLLPPASQPRLLAKTVVATLEGAIMISRVSKEKNDLNDFLAAITGLLDR, via the coding sequence ATGTCCACAACCAGCAAGGGCGAGAAAACCCGAGAGCACATCCTGAAGACAACCCGGAAAATCCTCGTGACGCAGGGGTTTCACAACACCAGCATCAGCGCGGTCATCGCGGCCACCGGGGTCAAGAAAGGGAACCTCTACTACCATTTCACCAGCAAGGAGGATCTCGGCCTCGCGGTGCTTGAGGATGCCAAGGATGAATTCTTTTCCTTTCTCGCCAAAGCGCTCACCGGGAGCGACCCAGTCGAAAAAATCATCAATTCCTGCAAGGCGATCTTTAGGGAACAGGAAAAAAACAATTTTGTCGGGGGGTGCCTGTTCGGCAACACCGCCCTGGAGATGGCCGACAGCAATCAGAACTTTTCCCAGGTTATCCAAGAGGTTTTCAGCCGCTGGATCGAGATACTGGAAGAGCATCTTGCGGAAGCAAGGAAAACAGGGTTGCTGCCGCCGGCCAGCCAACCCCGCCTCTTGGCCAAAACCGTGGTGGCGACCTTGGAGGGAGCGATCATGATCTCCAGGGTCAGCAAAGAAAAAAATGACCTGAACGATTTCCTTGCCGCCATCACCGGCTTGCTGGACCGGTGA
- a CDS encoding Lcl C-terminal domain-containing protein, with product MKHTHLALLLLAVSLFSLQGCAGKSSQQARLQSMDNSICQDTVSGRMWQIEKGPMAFSLAEAEQYVRSLNLGGYNDWRLPTVSELYDLNYYFDLFLVGDCTLDRKGSYWSSEKDGAGKAGAWEIGASQCDPSREYTPSAMGYVRAVRP from the coding sequence ATGAAACACACCCATCTCGCCTTACTTCTTCTCGCCGTCTCTCTCTTCTCCCTCCAGGGGTGCGCCGGAAAATCCTCTCAGCAGGCGCGCTTGCAGAGCATGGACAACAGCATCTGCCAGGATACGGTCTCGGGGAGGATGTGGCAGATCGAAAAAGGGCCCATGGCCTTCAGCCTGGCGGAGGCCGAGCAATATGTCCGCAGCCTGAACTTGGGCGGGTACAATGATTGGCGACTGCCAACGGTCAGTGAACTCTACGACCTGAATTATTACTTTGATCTCTTCCTGGTAGGCGACTGCACCCTGGATCGCAAGGGAAGCTACTGGTCCAGCGAGAAAGATGGAGCCGGCAAGGCCGGAGCCTGGGAGATTGGCGCCAGCCAGTGCGATCCGTCCCGCGAGTACACACCATCTGCCATGGGGTATGTTCGGGCCGTGCGGCCCTAA
- a CDS encoding DegT/DnrJ/EryC1/StrS family aminotransferase — protein MPGFEIFGEEEKKEILEVLDTGVLFRYEFPEQRKGVYKVRTFEEKFAAYCGVKCGQAVTSGTAALKVAMAALGIGPGDEVITQGFTFVATWEAILEIGAIPVFAEVDETLNLDPADLEKKITAETKLIIPVHMMGAPARIEEIKAIGDKHGIPVLEDTAQAAGASLNGRRLGSFGACGTFSFDPVKTMTTGEGGMIVTNDEKLMRDMSEYHDHGHDHAVNPGGRGGEGRSFIGSNYRMMELQGAIGLAQLAKLDGIVASQQQNKKAMKALVARIPGVTFRTILDEKGDNASFLAFFLPDKDKAQKVKTALAAGGAGAICFAENTWHYYPKWEHLLAGATLAKSGWPFVEPGGKKRVVYDAQALPKSAAIMDRLLVYPVPIKLSQERLGQIAAAVEKAVAALS, from the coding sequence ATGCCCGGTTTTGAGATATTTGGCGAGGAAGAAAAAAAAGAGATCCTGGAGGTGCTGGACACCGGAGTGCTGTTCCGCTACGAGTTCCCCGAGCAGCGCAAGGGGGTGTACAAGGTCCGCACCTTTGAAGAGAAGTTCGCCGCCTATTGCGGGGTGAAGTGCGGCCAGGCCGTGACCTCCGGCACCGCGGCGCTTAAAGTTGCCATGGCTGCCTTGGGTATCGGACCCGGAGACGAGGTCATCACCCAGGGCTTCACCTTTGTTGCCACCTGGGAGGCGATTCTTGAAATCGGCGCCATCCCCGTGTTTGCCGAGGTGGACGAAACCCTGAACCTGGACCCGGCGGATCTGGAAAAGAAGATCACCGCCGAAACCAAGCTGATCATCCCGGTACACATGATGGGCGCTCCGGCGCGCATCGAAGAGATCAAAGCCATTGGAGACAAGCACGGGATACCGGTGTTGGAAGACACGGCCCAGGCCGCCGGCGCCAGCCTCAATGGCCGTCGCCTCGGCTCCTTCGGTGCCTGCGGCACCTTTTCCTTCGACCCGGTCAAGACCATGACCACCGGCGAGGGCGGGATGATCGTCACCAACGACGAAAAGCTTATGCGGGATATGTCCGAGTACCACGACCACGGCCATGACCATGCGGTCAACCCCGGCGGCCGGGGCGGCGAGGGGCGCAGCTTTATCGGCTCCAACTATCGGATGATGGAGCTGCAGGGTGCTATCGGCTTGGCTCAACTGGCCAAACTCGACGGGATCGTCGCATCCCAGCAGCAGAATAAAAAAGCCATGAAGGCGCTTGTGGCCAGGATTCCCGGGGTGACCTTCCGCACCATTCTTGACGAGAAGGGAGACAACGCCTCCTTCCTCGCCTTCTTCCTGCCGGACAAGGATAAGGCCCAGAAGGTGAAAACGGCCTTGGCGGCAGGCGGAGCCGGGGCGATCTGCTTTGCCGAAAACACCTGGCATTATTATCCCAAATGGGAGCATCTCCTGGCCGGCGCCACCTTGGCCAAATCAGGCTGGCCCTTTGTCGAGCCGGGCGGGAAAAAGCGGGTGGTCTACGATGCCCAGGCGCTGCCGAAATCGGCGGCGATCATGGATCGGCTCCTGGTCTACCCGGTGCCCATCAAGCTTTCCCAGGAGCGGCTTGGCCAGATCGCTGCGGCGGTGGAAAAGGCGGTTGCCGCGCTTTCCTGA
- a CDS encoding iron-containing alcohol dehydrogenase: MISQSFTVTQPTRIRFGVDAINDLPALVKELGGSKVFLVVDPGLVKAGLVERITAPLTKAKIGFELYDKVDPEPGLKLADNGLKLAKKAKCDCVVGAGGGSAMDVAKAVSILLTNGGKAEDYLGLGKIKKPGVPKIMIPTSAGTGAEVTFTAVFINEKTKSKGGMNGDPLYPEAAILDPALTVSLPPHITATTGVDALTHALEAFVSTQAHPISDMYALEAIELISSNLTLAYAHGGNLEARSNMLLGSLLAGKALATAGVGLVHAMAYPLGGMFGIPHGLANAVLLPYVMAYNLIGNPGRFAMLAEVMGAKVEGLPEREAAEAGVEFVYRMNQDLGIPASLAELKIPAKKIPEMAKIALTVTRPVENNPRKPSLEDVIQVYETAMEGWG; encoded by the coding sequence ATGATTTCCCAATCCTTTACCGTCACCCAGCCCACCCGGATCCGTTTTGGCGTGGATGCGATCAACGATCTTCCCGCCCTGGTCAAAGAGCTTGGCGGCAGCAAGGTTTTCCTGGTGGTCGATCCGGGCCTTGTCAAAGCCGGGCTGGTGGAGCGGATCACCGCCCCGCTGACCAAGGCCAAGATTGGGTTTGAACTCTACGACAAGGTCGATCCCGAGCCGGGGTTGAAATTGGCCGACAATGGCCTCAAGCTGGCCAAGAAGGCGAAATGCGATTGCGTGGTCGGTGCGGGCGGCGGTTCCGCCATGGATGTGGCCAAGGCGGTCAGTATCCTGCTCACCAACGGCGGCAAGGCCGAGGATTACCTTGGCTTGGGCAAGATCAAGAAACCAGGGGTGCCGAAGATCATGATCCCGACCAGTGCCGGGACCGGGGCCGAGGTCACCTTTACCGCCGTCTTCATCAACGAGAAAACCAAGTCCAAGGGGGGGATGAACGGCGATCCGCTGTACCCGGAGGCCGCCATCCTCGATCCGGCCCTCACCGTCTCCCTGCCGCCGCATATTACCGCGACCACCGGGGTGGACGCCCTGACCCATGCCTTGGAGGCCTTTGTCTCGACCCAGGCGCACCCCATCTCCGACATGTATGCCCTGGAGGCCATTGAGCTGATCAGCTCCAATCTGACCTTGGCCTATGCCCATGGCGGCAACCTGGAGGCCCGCTCCAACATGCTCCTCGGCAGCCTCCTTGCCGGCAAGGCCCTGGCTACGGCGGGAGTCGGGCTGGTGCATGCCATGGCCTATCCCTTGGGCGGGATGTTCGGTATCCCCCACGGGCTGGCCAACGCGGTACTGCTTCCCTATGTGATGGCCTATAATCTCATCGGCAACCCCGGCCGCTTTGCCATGCTGGCCGAGGTGATGGGCGCCAAGGTCGAGGGCTTGCCCGAGCGCGAGGCGGCCGAAGCCGGCGTGGAATTCGTCTACCGGATGAACCAGGATCTCGGCATTCCCGCAAGCCTGGCCGAGTTGAAGATTCCGGCCAAGAAGATCCCGGAGATGGCCAAGATCGCCCTCACCGTGACCCGGCCGGTGGAGAATAACCCGCGCAAGCCCTCCCTGGAGGATGTGATCCAGGTCTACGAAACGGCCATGGAAGGGTGGGGCTGA
- the yjgA gene encoding ribosome biogenesis factor YjgA, whose translation MATKKSSSKDTDPQEIYVSRSEKKRLAKNIEEIAKELVELSPAHIKKLPADDLLKAELTSSRELKGGALKRQTKYIAGMLRESGTDEILAFLAERKGSHLKKTGEFHELERLREDIITEVLQAREEAWHNHERLTESWESETIPAACRRFPALNPKALQKSALRYAATRKPVHRREIFRQLHAAMERQQFAEPTPPAEEV comes from the coding sequence ATGGCAACTAAAAAATCAAGCAGCAAAGATACCGACCCGCAAGAAATCTATGTGAGCCGTTCTGAAAAGAAACGGTTGGCCAAGAACATCGAAGAGATCGCCAAGGAGCTGGTTGAGCTCTCCCCGGCCCATATCAAGAAACTGCCCGCCGACGATCTGTTGAAAGCGGAACTGACCAGCTCCCGTGAGCTCAAAGGCGGGGCGCTGAAACGGCAGACCAAATACATCGCCGGCATGCTGCGGGAAAGCGGCACCGATGAAATCCTGGCCTTCCTCGCGGAACGCAAGGGGTCCCACCTGAAAAAGACCGGGGAATTCCATGAGCTGGAACGGCTGCGGGAAGACATCATCACCGAAGTGCTGCAAGCCCGGGAGGAAGCGTGGCATAACCACGAACGCCTCACGGAAAGCTGGGAGTCCGAGACCATTCCCGCTGCCTGCCGCAGGTTCCCGGCCCTGAACCCCAAGGCCCTGCAGAAATCGGCCCTGCGCTATGCCGCCACCCGCAAGCCCGTGCATCGGAGGGAGATATTCCGGCAACTGCACGCCGCCATGGAGCGCCAGCAATTTGCCGAGCCAACCCCGCCTGCGGAAGAGGTATAA
- a CDS encoding PPC domain-containing DNA-binding protein, translated as MEYRSGSIKRVFTVRFDEGDDFLGGLRQLIITENIRCGWFHVLGGLREAGVVTGPKEPVMPPDPVWAQLEGARETLGSGSIFWDATEPRIHLHAALGHHGETILGCVRKGTKVYLILEVLIFELDGIDASRPWFAEGGFNRLTFDV; from the coding sequence ATGGAATACCGAAGCGGCTCGATCAAACGGGTTTTCACCGTACGTTTTGACGAAGGCGACGACTTTCTCGGTGGTCTGCGCCAGCTTATCATCACAGAAAACATCCGCTGCGGCTGGTTCCATGTCCTCGGCGGCCTGCGGGAGGCAGGGGTGGTCACCGGCCCCAAGGAACCGGTCATGCCGCCGGACCCGGTCTGGGCGCAGCTAGAAGGCGCCCGGGAAACCCTGGGCAGCGGCTCCATCTTCTGGGATGCAACCGAACCGCGCATCCATCTCCATGCCGCCCTGGGCCACCACGGCGAAACCATTCTCGGTTGCGTGCGCAAGGGCACCAAGGTCTATCTGATCCTTGAGGTTCTGATCTTCGAACTGGACGGCATCGATGCCAGCCGCCCGTGGTTTGCCGAGGGCGGCTTCAACCGCCTCACCTTTGACGTCTGA